The genomic DNA AGCCCTGACTAAACTGACCGGTAAGGTGGTCCAAATTTAGGGCCGCAGTACATATCGTTTGCGGACGGGGATAAGCTGGTATGAGGCGAAGGCAGCCATTCTTCGGGACGCCATCCGAGCCTATCTGGCACACCCCTCCTATGAACTCATCCCAACTGCGTAAGTCCTATCACCGTTGTACCGCAAGCCGCGGCTCTCCAATCCCTCCCGAAGCATCGAGAGGCTAAATGGTTGTTGTTGGAAGGGCTACGTCTTGGGCCAGGCGGAGAGGGGCTGGGGGCCTCCTTGGAGGTCGGTTCTCGGCGAGGGAAGCCGCGCTTGCCCATGTCAATTCGACACCTCAAGGGAGTTTGCAAGGCAAGCTCCGTAGGCCTTGACGCCCCCTAGTACCTGTTATATAACAGGTGTAGGGGGATCCTATGAAACTGCCTCCCGGGCAACAGCGGGTGCTCAAGGCCGCGGCGGAGATGGTCCAGGAGGGCTTCTCCCCCACGGCCCACGACCTCACGCGCCTCCTCGGCCTGCGGCCCCAAACCCTGCGGCAACACCTCGAGGCCCTGGAGAAAAAGGGCCTCCTCCGCCTCCACCCCGCCGGCCACGGCCGCCCCACCCACCTGGAGCTCACCCCCGAGGGCCTCCTGGTGGCGGGGGCGGCCATCCCCTTGGTGGGCCGCATCCCCGCAGGCCCCTTGGAGGAGGCCATGGAGGAGGCGGAGGGCCTCCTGGCCCTTCCGGGAAGGCCGGGCCTCTTCGCCCTGGTGGTGGAGGGGGACAGCATGGCGGAGTACCTCCTGGAGGGGGACGTGGTGGTGGTGGAGCGGGGGCCCAAGCCCAGGCGGGGAGAGGTGGCGGCGGTCCTCCACCAGGGGCGGACCACCTTGAAGTACGTCTACCTCGAGGGGGACGAGGTGGTCCTCAGGCCCCACAACCCCGCCTACCCCACCCTGCGCCTCCCCGCAGGGGAGGTGGAGGTGCAAGGGGTCTTCCGCTTCCTCCTGCGGGGACGGGAGGCCTTGGAGGCCCTAAGGATCCTGCGGAGGCTCTAGATGGTGGCCGCCGCCCTCTTCCGCCCCTGGCCCGTTTGGCTCCTCGGGCGGGAACGGCCCGAGCTCCAAGACCTCCCCCTGGCCCTGCACCGGGGCGGGCGGGTGGTGGCCCTCTCCCCCAAGGCCCGCCGCCTCGGGGTGCGGGAGGGGATGGGGGTGGAGGTGGCCCGGATGCGGGCGGCGGGCCTCGCCCTCCTCCCCTACCCCGCCCACGCCGCCCCCGCCTGGCGGGCCCTCCTCCAGGAGCTTTACCGCCTCACCCCCTGGGTGGAGCCCCTGGAGGAGGGGACGGTCCTCCTCGGGCTCGCCCCCGCCGAGGCCCGGCTCCTGGCGGAGGGGTACGGGGTGCGGGTGGGGGTGGCCGCCTGGCGGGAGGTGGCCCTCCTGGCCGCCTGGGCCGCCCGGGAGGGGGAGGCCCGGGTGGTGGCGGAAGGGGCGGAGCGGGCCTTCCTGGCCCGGCTTCCCCTCCACTTCCTGAGGGGGGTGGGGCTTGGCCTCGAGGGGCTCGGGAAGCTCAGGCTTCTGGGGCTCAAGCGGGTGGGCGAGCTCCTCGCCTGGAGCCCCGCCCAGCTTCGCGCCTACCTCCCGGAAGGGGAAAGGCTTCTCCCCTACCTCCACGGCCCCTGGCACCGGGGGGTGGCCCGCTTCCCCGAGGCGCCCCAGGTGGAGGCCAGGGCCCCCTTGGACCCCCAGGGGGAGGTGGGGGTGGACCTCCTGGAGCACCTGGCCCGGAGGCTCCACCAAAGGCTCGCCGGCCGGGCCGCCCTTTGGGTGGCGGTGGAGGCGGTGGGGGCGGGGCTTCGCTTCCGGGGGGAGCACCTGGCCAAAGCCCCCTTGCGGGAGGAGAAGGAGGTGCGGCTCGCCCTGGAGCTGGCCTTCCGGCGGAGCGGGGCCTGGGGGATGCCCCTGGAGGAGGTGCGGGCGGCGGCCTCGGGCCTCCACCGCCCCGCCCACCAGGAGGGGCTTTTCCGCCGGCCGGGGGCCGGGCTCGGCCCCCTCTTGGCCCGCTACCCGGGGGCGCTTTTGCGGGTGGAGGTCCTGGACCCGGAGGCCCTGGCCCCGGAATGGGGCTTCCGCTACCGGAGCCTGGAGGTGGAGGATGCGGCTTTACCTGGTGCCCCTCACGGTCCTCGTTCAGGAGGGGAAACCCCGGTGGGTGGTCTGGGGCAGGAAGCGGCGGGTGGTGCGCCTCCTGGACCGCTGGCGGGCCGGCGGGCGCTGGTGGCGCCTTGAGCCCGGGCGGGACTACTTCCTCCTGGAGGTGGAGGGAGGCCTCCTCCTGGAGGTCTACCGGGAGGGGGAAGGATGGGTGCTGAGCCGGGTCCTGGACTAGCCCTGCTCTGGACGGAGTCCTACTTCGGCCGAGGGGTTTCCTCCCCGGAGAGGCTTTTGGAGGTGGCCTCGGCCCTGGGCCACACCCACCTGGCCCTCACGGACTGGCGCTCCCTCACCGGGGGCGTGCGCCTATACCAGCGGGCGAAGGCCCTGGGGGTGGTGCCCCTCCTGGGGGCGGGGCTTCCCCTCAAGACCCCGGAGGGCACCTTCCCCGTCCTCCTCCTGGCGGGGAGCCGGGAGGGGTACGCCCGGCTTTCCGCCCACCTGACCCAGGCCCTGGCGGAAGGGAGCCTGCCCCTGGAAGCCCTCCTCGAGGCCAACGAGGACCTCGTCCTCCTCACGGGGGGAAGGGAGGGCTTCCCAAGCCGCCTCCTGGCGCAAAGGCGCCTGGAGGCCTTGGATCGCCTCCTAAAGGCCCTGCGGGCGGCCTTCGGGGAGCGGCTTTTCCTCTCCCTCTACCACGCCCGCCTCCCGGGGGACGACCGCCGGGCCCGGGTGCTCCGGGCCCTGGCCCAGGACCGGGGCCTGCCCTACGTGGCGGCCCTCGAGGTGCGCCAGGCCACGCCGGACCTCTACCCCCTCCTGGACGCCCTCACCTGCGCCCGGCTGGGGGTGAGCGTGGAAGAGCCCCATCCGGAAAGGCCCCGGAACGAGGCCCTGGCTCTGCCCAGCCGGGAGGAGGCCCTGGACCGCCTCCCCTTCCCCGAAGCCTGGGCCAACGCCCGGGCCCTGGGGGAGGCCCTGGCCTTCCCCCTCCTGCCCGAAAGGAGCCTGGACCCTCCCGTCCCCCTCCCCCCGGGGCGCACCCCCATGGGGGAGCTCGCCCGCCTGGCCTGGGAGGCCTTGGAGCGCCGCTACCCCCACAGGCCCGCCTACCGGGAGCGCCTCAGGGAGGAGCTCGCCACCGTGGAGGCCTTGGGCCTCGCCGGCTTCTTCCTCCTGGCCCACGGAGTGGCGGCCTGGGCCCGGGCCCGGGGCATCCTGGCCTCCGCCCGGGGGAGCGCCGTGGGGAGCCTCCTCGCCCACCTCCTGGACCTCACCCCTGTGGACCCGGTGGCGGAGGGCCTCCTCTTTGAGCGCTTCCTCCACGGGGGGATGAAGGCCCTGCCGGACATAGACCTGGACCTGGCGAGCCGCCGCCGGGAGGAGGTGATCCGCCACCTGGAGGAGGCCTACGGGGCCCAGGAGGCCATGGCCGTCGCCTACGTCACCTACCGCCTGCCCTTGGCGGTGCAGGACCTGGGGCGGGCCCTGGGCCTGCCCGCCCCCTTGCGGAACCGCCTCACCCGGGCCCTGGGCCGGGACTTCCGCCACCTTCCCCCCCACCGGGCGGGGGAGGCGGAGCCCCTCTTTCGGGAGGTGCTGGGGGAGGCCCCCGTGAAGGACCTCCTCCTTTCCCTCCTCGCCCGCATGGAGAAGGGGCAGGTGCGCCACCTCACCCCCCACGTGGGCGGGGTGGTGGTGGCCCCCGGTCCCCTCACCCGCTACGCCCCCGTGGTGCGGAGCGCAGGGGGGATCCGGCTCCTCACCCTGGACAAGGACGACCTCGAGGCCCTAGGCCTGGTGAAGCTGGACCTCCTGGGCCTGCGCACCCTCTCGGCCCTGGAGCGGGCCCGGGAGGAGGTCTTCCGCCTGGAGGGGGTCTGGCTGGACCTGGAGCGCCTTCCCCAGGAGGAAGGGGTGTACCGCCCCCTCTGGCGGGGGGAAACCCTGGGGGTCTTCCAGTTGGAAAGCCCTGCCCAGACCGCCATGAGCCGGAAGCTCCGCCCGAGGAGCCTGGAGGACCTGGCCCACCAGATCGCCTTGGTCCGCCCGGGGCCCATCCAGTCGGGGACGGTGCGCCCCTACCTGGCCCGGCGCCTGGGCCAGGCGGCGAAGCCCCCCCTGCCCCCCGCCCTGGAGCCCATCCTGGGGAAGACCCACGGGGTCCTCCTCTTCCAAGAGCAACTCCTCCGCCTCCTCCACCACGGGGCGGGGATGGACTGGCCGGAGGCGGAGGCCTTCCGCAAGGCGGTGGCCAAGGCCCGGGACGAGGAGGACCTCCGCCCCTTGCGGGAGCGGTTCTTGCGGGGCCTAGCGGCCACCTTGGGCCTTGCGGGGGAGGAGGCGGAGGGGCTATGGCGCATGGTGGAGGGCTTCCGGGGGTACGGGTTCACGGAGAGCCACGCCCTGGCCTTCGCCCGCCACGCCTACGCCACGCTATGGCTCAAGGCCCACTACCCGGCGGAGTTCCTGGCGGGCCTCCTCTCCGAGGCTCCCGGCATGTGGCCCCTCGCCACCCTGCGCCAGGAGGCGAGGCGGCTGGGGGTGCCCCTTCTGCCCCTCTGCGTCAACCGCTCGGGCCTCCACTACCGGGTGGAGGTCCAAGGGGGGGTGAAGGCCCTCCGCCCACCCCTCACCGCCGCCAAAGGGGTTTCGCCGGAGGTGGCCCGGGCCATCCTGCGGGAGAGGCTTCGGGGCCCCTTCCGCTCCTTAGAGGAGTTCCGCGCCCGCCTGGACCTCCCCCAGGACATCCTCCTCTCCCTGGCCCGGGCGGGGGCCTTTGACGGCCTCCACGAACGGCGGGAAGCCCTCTTCCGCGCGGGCCTTCCCCGCCAAGGCCCCCTTCTGGGGGAAGGGATAACGCCCCCGCCCCTCCCCTCCCTAGGGGCCGGGGAGCGGCTTGCCCTGGACCTCGAGGCCAAGGGGTTTTCCGAGCTCCCCCTCCACCCCATGGACCTCCTCCGGGGGAGGCTGGAGGAGCTCGGGGCCACCCCCATCCCCCTCCTCCGCCCCGGGCCCGCCCTCACCGCCGGGCTCGTGGTGGCCAAGCAGAAGCCCCCCACCGCCCAAGGCCACGCCTTTTACGTCCTCGAGGACGGCCCCCACCGCCTCCAGGCGGTCATCCCCCCGGAGGTGTGGGCGAGGCGCTACCCCACCCTGCGGGACGCCCGGGTTTTGCTGGTGCGGGGGGTTCTGGAAGGAGGGGCTTTGCGGGTGGAAGAGGTATGGGACCTTGGGGAAGCGTAGGCCTGCCCCTCGAGGGCCCGGCTAAAAACCGGAGGCTTATCCGCCCCGCTAGCCCCGTGCCCGCCGCACCAACTCCTCCACCCTGGGGTCCCAGACAAGGGAGAAAGGCCCCTCTACCTCCACCAGGTGGAAGGCGGGGTGCTTCGGGTTAAGGACCAGGTTCCACCCCTCAGGCACCAGCACCGAGGGTACAAGGAAAGCAAGGGCGCCCTCCTCCACCAGAAGGCGTCTGCCGACTTCCTGGGTTTCGGGAGGATGAGGGAGGGCCCTCCAGTTCGGCGGGATTTCCGCCCGGACAACCTCGGACGAGGGCACCTCTAGGCGAAAGTAGACGTAGCTCTCCAAGGAGGCTACCTCCAGGGCGTAGGCTAACCACTCCAGCACGCTCAGGGCCAGGTGCTCGCTGGCGTAGACTGCGGGAACACCTTTGGGGTTCCAGCGCCCGCCCCGGAGCGCCGCGCCGCGGCCCGAGAAGGCCTCCGGGGCATAGTCCGCCTTCACGAGACGGTAGGCTCGCAAACCCGTCTCCCTACAGGTACACCCCCTCCTCCAGGTTGTCCAGGAGGTCAAGGGTGGCCTCGAGGCCGGCTTCGTTGACCGCAAGGTCCAGGGGGCGCTTCCCGCCCAGGGCGGGGTTTGGGGTGAGGAGGAAGCGCCGAGCCCGCTCCGGGTCGCCGTGGAAGAGGAGGGCCCGCTCGTAAAGGCGGTAGAGGCGGTAGAGGCGGTCGGAGAGCTCCGGGGAAAGCCGCGCCCCCTGGCGTTGGAGGGTCCTGGGGGTGGTGCGGAGGAGGCGGGCCAGGGTGGTTTGGGGAAGTCCGA from Thermus hydrothermalis includes the following:
- a CDS encoding LexA family protein, with translation MKLPPGQQRVLKAAAEMVQEGFSPTAHDLTRLLGLRPQTLRQHLEALEKKGLLRLHPAGHGRPTHLELTPEGLLVAGAAIPLVGRIPAGPLEEAMEEAEGLLALPGRPGLFALVVEGDSMAEYLLEGDVVVVERGPKPRRGEVAAVLHQGRTTLKYVYLEGDEVVLRPHNPAYPTLRLPAGEVEVQGVFRFLLRGREALEALRILRRL
- a CDS encoding antitoxin Xre-like helix-turn-helix domain-containing protein, with the translated sequence MARATLLEEGLPKEALLELQKNLGLPQTTLARLLRTTPRTLQRQGARLSPELSDRLYRLYRLYERALLFHGDPERARRFLLTPNPALGGKRPLDLAVNEAGLEATLDLLDNLEEGVYL
- the dnaE gene encoding DNA polymerase III subunit alpha → MGAEPGPGLALLWTESYFGRGVSSPERLLEVASALGHTHLALTDWRSLTGGVRLYQRAKALGVVPLLGAGLPLKTPEGTFPVLLLAGSREGYARLSAHLTQALAEGSLPLEALLEANEDLVLLTGGREGFPSRLLAQRRLEALDRLLKALRAAFGERLFLSLYHARLPGDDRRARVLRALAQDRGLPYVAALEVRQATPDLYPLLDALTCARLGVSVEEPHPERPRNEALALPSREEALDRLPFPEAWANARALGEALAFPLLPERSLDPPVPLPPGRTPMGELARLAWEALERRYPHRPAYRERLREELATVEALGLAGFFLLAHGVAAWARARGILASARGSAVGSLLAHLLDLTPVDPVAEGLLFERFLHGGMKALPDIDLDLASRRREEVIRHLEEAYGAQEAMAVAYVTYRLPLAVQDLGRALGLPAPLRNRLTRALGRDFRHLPPHRAGEAEPLFREVLGEAPVKDLLLSLLARMEKGQVRHLTPHVGGVVVAPGPLTRYAPVVRSAGGIRLLTLDKDDLEALGLVKLDLLGLRTLSALERAREEVFRLEGVWLDLERLPQEEGVYRPLWRGETLGVFQLESPAQTAMSRKLRPRSLEDLAHQIALVRPGPIQSGTVRPYLARRLGQAAKPPLPPALEPILGKTHGVLLFQEQLLRLLHHGAGMDWPEAEAFRKAVAKARDEEDLRPLRERFLRGLAATLGLAGEEAEGLWRMVEGFRGYGFTESHALAFARHAYATLWLKAHYPAEFLAGLLSEAPGMWPLATLRQEARRLGVPLLPLCVNRSGLHYRVEVQGGVKALRPPLTAAKGVSPEVARAILRERLRGPFRSLEEFRARLDLPQDILLSLARAGAFDGLHERREALFRAGLPRQGPLLGEGITPPPLPSLGAGERLALDLEAKGFSELPLHPMDLLRGRLEELGATPIPLLRPGPALTAGLVVAKQKPPTAQGHAFYVLEDGPHRLQAVIPPEVWARRYPTLRDARVLLVRGVLEGGALRVEEVWDLGEA
- a CDS encoding RES family NAD+ phosphorylase, which gives rise to MRAYRLVKADYAPEAFSGRGAALRGGRWNPKGVPAVYASEHLALSVLEWLAYALEVASLESYVYFRLEVPSSEVVRAEIPPNWRALPHPPETQEVGRRLLVEEGALAFLVPSVLVPEGWNLVLNPKHPAFHLVEVEGPFSLVWDPRVEELVRRARG